The genomic window ACCCCGAGGGACAGCTCTCGGCCTGCTGGGGCCCGGGGGGACGGCTCTCGGCCTGCTGGGGCCCGGGGGGGGCGGCTCTCGGCCTGCTGGGGCCCGGGGGCAGGCAGCTCTCGGCCTGCTGGGACCCCAGGGAAGGCTCTCGGCCTGCTGggacccgggggggggggtgactcTGGGCCTGCTGGGGCCCCGGGGGACGGCTCTGGGCCTGCTGGGACCCCGGGGGACGGCTCTCGGCCTGCTGGGACCCTGAGGGACAGCTCTGGGCCTGCTGCTGGGACCCAGAGGGATGGCTCTGGGCCTGCTGGGACCCTGGGGGGCGGCTCTCGGCCTGCTGGGACCCTGAGGGGCGGCTCTCGGCCTGCTGGGGCCCGGGGGACGGCTCTGGGCCTGCTGGGACCCCGGGGGACGGCTCTgggcctgctggggcctggggaggggtgaCTCTGGGCCTGCTGGGACCTGGGGGGGGGCGGCTCTCGGCCTGCTGGGACCCGGGGGGGGCGGTTCTGGGCCTGCTGGGGCCCGGGGGGGCGGCTCTCGGCCTGCTGGGACCCCGAGGGATGGCTCTCAGCCTGCTGGGACCCCGAGGGACAGCTCTGGGCCTGCTGCTGGGACCCAGAGGGATGGCTCTGGGCCTGCTGGGACCCTGGGGGACGGCTCTGGGCCTGCTGGGACCCGGGGGGGGCGGCTCTCGGCCTGCTGGGGCCCGGGGGGACGGCTCTCGGCCTGCTGGGACCCCGAGGGATGGCTCTGggcctgctgggccctgggcgcCACCTGCCTGCTTGCTGCCCCCAGTGGATCATGGACGTGCTGGTGTGCAACGGGCTGGGCATCTACTGCGGCATGAAGACGCTCGAGTGGCTCTCCCTGAAGACGTACAAGTGGCAGGGCCTCTGGAACATCCCCACCTACAGGTAGGCTGCCGGGCTTCTGCCCGCCGGACCGTGCACTCCTGGAGGCCCGGGGTCGCCCCCAGCGCTGTCCTGGTGGGGATGGTGGGGGCTCCCGGGGGCGCGGGCAGCCCACTCTGCTGCCCCAGCTGCCCGCTGTGTGGTCCCCAGGGGCAAGATGAAGCGGATCGCCTTCCAGTTCACGCCTTACAGCTGGGTGCGCTTCGAGTGGAGGCCGGCGTCcagcctgcggcgctggctggcCGTGTGCGGCATCATCCTCGTGGTAAGGCCGCTGCCCCGCCCTTGCTTGGGTGCCCGCCGCGGGCACGAGCACCTGCTCACCCTCTGCCCCCCTAGTTCCTGCTGGCCGAGCTGAACACCTTCTACCTGAAGTTCGTGCTCTGGATGCCGCCCGAGCACTTCCTGGTGCTGCTGCGCCTCGTCTTCCTGGTCAACGTGGGCGGCGTGGCCATGCGCGAGATCTACGACTTCCTGGACGACCAgtgagggcggggccgggcggggctgcGGTGGGCGTGGTTGTGAGCAAGGTGGACTGACTGGATGCCCTGtgagggcggggccgggagccGGGGGCACCCAGCCAGTTGTCGCCTCCCGTAGGAAGCCGCACAGGAAGCTGGGCCAGCAGGCCTGGCTGGTGGCGGCCATCACGGCCACGGAGCTGCTCATCGTGGTGAAGTATGACCCGCACACGCTGACCCTGTCGCTGCCCTTCTACATCTCCCAGTGCTGGACGCTCGGCTCCGTCCTGGTGCTCACCTGGACCGTCTGGCGCTTCTTCCTGCGGTGAGCGCAGCGGGGCCGGCCGCCGGGACTGGCTCTGGGCGGGGTCTGTCAGGAGTGAGTGGCAGGTGGAGACTCGGTCCCCAGGGTGGTGACGTGGCTGTGCTGCCCGCAGGGACATCACCTTGAGGTACAAGGAGACGCGGCGGCAGAAGCAGCAGAGCGACCCGGGCAGCACCGCGGGCAGCGAGGACGGCCCCCTGGAGCTGGACGAGGAGCTGTCCGGGCCCGCCGGCGGGCAGCCACAGACAGACCTGCCGTCGGCCACCTCCTGAGCCCCCCAGGCCTCGGCCTCGGCCTCAGGGCTGCTCTGTACTGGCCTGCGGCTTTGCcctcgtgtgtgtgcacacgtgctgTGTGGCGTGGCCTGAGCAGGGGCTGCTGAGATGTTCCGGGCCGATGAGGGCGGCGGCtgcggggctggggtcctgccCCCCGGTGTTGGGGCTGTGCAGTCCTCCTCTCCAGTCCAGACCCCTGGGCACAGGCTCGTGGTcagccaggcagggcaggtgcagggagcccagCCCGGGATGTCTTGGCTTTACCGTGAGAGTTGAGGGGCTGGGCCACCGTGCCCCACGTGAGCACAGGTTCTGGTGCAGCGCCTGGAAGAGCGGGAGACGgtgcaggtccctgggccccagcacccgcctGGGGGACtcgaggaagcccctggctctggcccggcccagccctggctgttgtggccgtttggggagtgacccagcagatggaaccttgtttccctgtcactctgctcttgaaataaatacttaaaaaggaGGAAGGAGTTTCTTCAGGACCTATGGGCCCCCAGGCTCCGCCTCCTGCAGGGGCCAGACCACCTGCCCTGGTCCCCAGGGCACGCACTGCCCTTGACCTCTGCACGGTGGTCTCCCCACTGCCCTGCCTGGATGGGCCCAGGCTCAGACTGACCACTGCCTGCCCCGTCTGGCATCGCCTATTGCTCAAGGAGCCCTGGGACCTGAGTGGGGTCCGCCCAGACACAGGCCCAGGGGAGGCTAACACCGCAGCTGCCCGGCACGCCCAGGGCTGCGCTGCGGGCGGCAGGTCAAGGTCTGAGCTGCAGAGACAGCCTGGCCCTGGACCGGAACCCCCACCTGCCCGACCAGCGACACCCGTGCTGCACCTGTGCCTGGCGGGTGGTGCGCAGTGGCCCCGCCTCCCCCTCTGGAGGCCAGGATGCAGCCCCAATTTCCGCCTCTGGCTCCAGCACGGGACTTTGACATTCATTCGGGTGGTGAACCAACAACGGGAACTGGAAGTCTCTGCTTATGAAG from Oryctolagus cuniculus chromosome 1, mOryCun1.1, whole genome shotgun sequence includes these protein-coding regions:
- the PTDSS2 gene encoding phosphatidylserine synthase 2 isoform X2, with amino-acid sequence MIRDWWMCMIVSVMFEFLEYSLEHQLPNFSECWWDHWIMDVLVCNGLGIYCGMKTLEWLSLKTYKWQGLWNIPTYRGKMKRIAFQFTPYSWVRFEWRPASSLRRWLAVCGIILVFLLAELNTFYLKFVLWMPPEHFLVLLRLVFLVNVGGVAMREIYDFLDDQKPHRKLGQQAWLVAAITATELLIVVKYDPHTLTLSLPFYISQCWTLGSVLVLTWTVWRFFLRDITLRYKETRRQKQQSDPGSTAGSEDGPLELDEELSGPAGGQPQTDLPSATS
- the PTDSS2 gene encoding phosphatidylserine synthase 2 isoform X1, producing the protein MRRSERRGAGGSRPGSPAPVGKASLEEPPAGRAPGPGDGRRSTESEVYDDGTNTFFWRAHTLTVLFILTCALGYVTLLEETPQDTAYNTKRGIVASILVFLCFGVTQAKDGPFSRPHPAYWRFWLCVSVVYELFLIFILFQTVQDGRQFLKYVDPRLGVPLPERDYGGNCLIYDAGNAADPFHNIWDKLDGFVPAHFIGWYLKTLMIRDWWMCMIVSVMFEFLEYSLEHQLPNFSECWWDHWIMDVLVCNGLGIYCGMKTLEWLSLKTYKWQGLWNIPTYRGKMKRIAFQFTPYSWVRFEWRPASSLRRWLAVCGIILVFLLAELNTFYLKFVLWMPPEHFLVLLRLVFLVNVGGVAMREIYDFLDDQKPHRKLGQQAWLVAAITATELLIVVKYDPHTLTLSLPFYISQCWTLGSVLVLTWTVWRFFLRDITLRYKETRRQKQQSDPGSTAGSEDGPLELDEELSGPAGGQPQTDLPSATS